A part of ANME-2 cluster archaeon genomic DNA contains:
- a CDS encoding type II toxin-antitoxin system RelE/ParE family toxin, whose translation MAYKARLPNSFRKETKKLPGNIKLKVIKEIKTILDDPYCGTTLVGNLKGLWKRRIGKYRIVYQILNNEDLVVFHSVDIRKKIYK comes from the coding sequence ATGGCATACAAAGCACGTCTTCCCAACAGTTTCCGAAAAGAAACAAAAAAACTACCCGGAAATATCAAGTTAAAAGTGATCAAAGAGATTAAAACGATTCTCGACGATCCATATTGTGGCACTACACTTGTTGGCAACCTGAAAGGATTGTGGAAAAGACGAATTGGTAAATATCGGATAGTGTATCAAATTTTGAATAATGAAGATTTAGTTGTTTTTCATAGCGTGGATATACGAAAAAAGATATACAAATGA